ACCTTGCCGCAGATCTCGGTCAGCACCGCATCCTGCGAAATGTCCTTGTCGTCGCCCCAATAGGCCTCGAATACGGCGCGGGCAAAGGGTACCATCTTCTCGTTGCCGAGCCAGATGCAGCCGCGCATCGCCTTGACGCTGTTCACCGGAAACACCGTCGGCGGCATCTTGATCGCAAGACCGGCCGAACGCGCCCAGTCGGCGAGATCCTTCTTCATGTAGCGCGCCTTCAGCGGCACCGGCGTTTCACGCTGCGCATAGACCGAGGGATTGACGGTGTTGAAGATGCCGCCGACCAGGATCGGCCGCCAGGTGATGTCAGCGTCGAACTCCTTCGCCAGCGGCTGGATGTTGTGCCACGCGAGATAGGTCCACGGACTGGAACAGTCGAAGAAGAATTCGATCATGGCGTTTCCCTTTGTCTTTTCCGCATCCATTGTCGTCATTCCGCGATGCGCCGCAAGGCGCGGGCATCGCGACCGTGTCGCGCCGCGGAATAACGGACGTTATTTTTTCTCGACCAGCTCCTTTGCACGCTGGCCGAACATGTTCTTGCGCGATTCCTCGTCGAACGGCTCCTTGACGAATTTGCCGATCGCAAGTCCCGCCTGCACCTGCGGCCGGGCGCGCACCGTCGCGTACCAGCGCTTGATGTTCGGGTAGTCGTCGAGGGTGAAGCCCTGCGCCTTGTGGGTCATGGTCCAGGGAAAGCAGGCTATGTCGGCAATCGAATAATCGTCGCCGGCGACATAGGCGCCGGTCTTGCCGAGCTGCCGGTCGAGCACGCCATAGAGCCGCGCTGTTTCGTCGCGGTAGCGCTCGATCGCATAGGGAATTTTCTCGGCCGCATAGAGCGCAAAATGGCCGTGCTGACCGAGCATCGGCCCGAGGCCGCCCATCTGCCACATCACCCATTGGATGACGTTCGACCGCGCACGCAGCTC
The window above is part of the Bradyrhizobium sp. PSBB068 genome. Proteins encoded here:
- a CDS encoding 2-hydroxychromene-2-carboxylate isomerase, which translates into the protein MIEFFFDCSSPWTYLAWHNIQPLAKEFDADITWRPILVGGIFNTVNPSVYAQRETPVPLKARYMKKDLADWARSAGLAIKMPPTVFPVNSVKAMRGCIWLGNEKMVPFARAVFEAYWGDDKDISQDAVLTEICGKVGIDPAKFFAGIGDQAIKDQLKANTEEAVARGAFGSPTIYLDKTDIYFGNDRLPLIREALARLKARAA
- a CDS encoding glutathione S-transferase family protein, whose protein sequence is MIDLHYAPTPNGWKISIMLEELGLPYTVIPVNIRAGEQFRAEFLAISPNNRIPAIVDHEPSDGGGPFSVFETGAILIYLADKTGRFLPRELRARSNVIQWVMWQMGGLGPMLGQHGHFALYAAEKIPYAIERYRDETARLYGVLDRQLGKTGAYVAGDDYSIADIACFPWTMTHKAQGFTLDDYPNIKRWYATVRARPQVQAGLAIGKFVKEPFDEESRKNMFGQRAKELVEKK